In Harpia harpyja isolate bHarHar1 chromosome 12, bHarHar1 primary haplotype, whole genome shotgun sequence, a single window of DNA contains:
- the IFT22 gene encoding intraflagellar transport protein 22 homolog isoform X1, producing the protein MLKAKVLLVGPRESGKSVLANFVSESIEGIGSYSPTQGVRILEYEKPNLNGNSKGAGCRFELWDCSGDQKFETCWPALMKDSHGVIIIFNPELPSHLKEIEMWYSCFVQQQPLLDSQCLLVAHHKPGSVGDTENLSLAYPLNKLKLIHSNLEEDPEDVRMEFIKYFRSIITLINESREREEMSIIS; encoded by the exons ATGCTGAAGGCGAAGGTGCTGCTGGTGGGGCCCCGCGAG TCTGGAAAGTCGGTGTTGGCAAACTTTGTTTCGGAGAGCATAGAAGGGATTGGCAGCTACAGCCCGACGCAAGGTGTAAG GATCCTGGAGTATGAGAAGCCAAACTTGAATGGTAACAGCAAGGGAGCTGGGTGTCGATTTGAGTTGTGGGATTGCAGTGGTGATCAAAA GTTTGAAACATGCTGGCCAGCTCTGATGAAGGACTCTCATGGCGTAATAATAATCTTCAATCCTGAGCTGCCTAGTCACCTGAAAGAAATTGAAATGTGGTACTCCTGTTTcgtgcagcagcagccactgcttgATAGTCAGTGTCTCCTAGTTGCGCATCACAAGCCAGGCAGTGTGGGGGACACAGAAAATCTGTCCTTGG CTTACCCGCTGAACAAGCTAAAACTAATACATTCCAACTTAGAAGAAGATCCTGAAGATGTCCGGATGGAATTTATTAAATACTTCAGAAGCATTATCACCTTAATAAATGAgagcagagagagggaagaaatgtCGATTATCTCATAA
- the IFT22 gene encoding intraflagellar transport protein 22 homolog isoform X2 — protein sequence MKDSHGVIIIFNPELPSHLKEIEMWYSCFVQQQPLLDSQCLLVAHHKPGSVGDTENLSLAYPLNKLKLIHSNLEEDPEDVRMEFIKYFRSIITLINESREREEMSIIS from the exons ATGAAGGACTCTCATGGCGTAATAATAATCTTCAATCCTGAGCTGCCTAGTCACCTGAAAGAAATTGAAATGTGGTACTCCTGTTTcgtgcagcagcagccactgcttgATAGTCAGTGTCTCCTAGTTGCGCATCACAAGCCAGGCAGTGTGGGGGACACAGAAAATCTGTCCTTGG CTTACCCGCTGAACAAGCTAAAACTAATACATTCCAACTTAGAAGAAGATCCTGAAGATGTCCGGATGGAATTTATTAAATACTTCAGAAGCATTATCACCTTAATAAATGAgagcagagagagggaagaaatgtCGATTATCTCATAA